CGCAGCAAGAGTGTTCAGGACGCTTGAATACTATCGACACGTTATCTACATTCAAGAATTTGTGCCACATGGGACAAAGGATATTCGCGCCCTCGTTGTCGGAGACCATGTAATTGCGGCTATGTATAGAGTTGCGGAGAATTGGAAAACCAATGTTAGTCAAGGGGCAAAACCTGTTCCCCATAAACTTGAGGAAGATATGGAGTCATTGGTTGTTAACGCTGCGAAGGCGATTGGATGTGAGATCGCGGGCGTTGATGTTATTGAGGGTCCTAATGGTCCACTGGTGAATGAGATAAACAGTCAACCCGGCTTCAGAGGGCTTCAATTAACCACGAAAGTTGACATTGCACAAAAAATAGTTGATCACGTTATTAGTAAAGCGAGGCGGTGAACTACTTACGACTAAACCGGTACGAGAGATTAGGATTCTTAAAGTTAGAGTTAACTCGAACAAAACAGAAGTTATTAAGGATTTGGTAACCATTGAGGAACCTTTACATATTTTCTTGAATGAGACTTATTACGCCAGCATACTTTGCACGCCATCCATGAGAAGGGAGCTTGTCTTAGGCCATCTACTTTCTGAAGGAATAATCCAAGATTTGAGTGAGGTAACAAAAATTCAATTTTTAAAAGTTGGAAAATGCAACGTGACTCTAAAGTCTGGGATTAATCTTAATTCACGCATAACCTCTTCTTCATCCTTCGCTAGAGTGGTTACAACGGCATGCGGTCGAGTAAGCAGTTGGCCGCTCTCAAAACTTTTAGATCGAGTGAAGCTCCCAGAAATAAAATCGAATGTAAGAGTAAACGCGCGACTTATCGTGGAGGCTTGTCAGCGATTAAACGCTTTAGCTGAAACATTTCGCGAAACTGGAGGGGTTCATGCCGCAGCGATTTTTTCTTCGAGTGGTGACTTCATAGCATTTAGTGAAGATGTAGGTAGACATAATGCAGTTGATAAGGCAATTGGTGCTGCAACTATTCGAAGGCATATGCTATCTGAAAGTTTTTTAACCTTAACAGGAAGGCTAAGCGGGGATATCGTTCTGAAGGCTGCACGCGTTAAGCTGCCAATAGTAGCGTCGTTGGCGGCTCCCCTATATTCTGGGGTAAAAATTGCTAAGATGAGTGGGGTAACCTTAATAGGGTTCGTCCGCGGGCATAGACTGAATATTTATACTCATCCGAAAAGAGTCATGGTAGGAAAATAAACTTGGCAAACACAGCTGTAATACTAGCAGGCGGCGAATCTAAGCGGTTAGGAGTTGAAAAAGGCCTCCTTGAACTCTTCGGAAAACCCTTAATTCGCCACATTTATGAGCGCATCGCAAAGCTGGTTGACGAAGTCATTATTGTAGTGAGCACCACGGCACAACTCGATCGATACGCGAAAATATTCGTACAAGGCCAAGTCCGGCAAGTTGTTGATGAAAACGGAACTGAAGGCCCACTCGCGGGAATGATCACGGGTTTCCACGCAGCAACCGAAGAATATTCCCTACTTCTACCATGCGATACTCCATTTATCTCAAAAGAGGTGATAGCCCTCCTTCTTGAGCTACGTCAGGGATACGATGCAGTAGTTCCAAGATGGCCGAATGGTTACATCGAACCCTTACACGCTGTTTATCGAACTAAGATAGCGGTAAGAGTAGCTAGTGAGGAGTATAAGAAAGGTAGGAGGGATTTACGCGCCGTATTGGAGAGACTTCAAAACGTGTTATACTTATCAACCTTAGTTATCAAAGAAATCGATCCAAAATTTCTAACTTTTTTAAATATAAATAATATCTCAGACCTCAAACGAGTTGAACAAATGTCGAAGAAAAGCGCGTCTAAAATCGACATAAGTCTATTATAACCGAGTGAATGTAGATGCTTTCACATCGATAAAGTA
The Candidatus Bathyarchaeota archaeon DNA segment above includes these coding regions:
- a CDS encoding molybdenum cofactor guanylyltransferase; amino-acid sequence: MANTAVILAGGESKRLGVEKGLLELFGKPLIRHIYERIAKLVDEVIIVVSTTAQLDRYAKIFVQGQVRQVVDENGTEGPLAGMITGFHAATEEYSLLLPCDTPFISKEVIALLLELRQGYDAVVPRWPNGYIEPLHAVYRTKIAVRVASEEYKKGRRDLRAVLERLQNVLYLSTLVIKEIDPKFLTFLNINNISDLKRVEQMSKKSASKIDISLL
- the fdhD gene encoding formate dehydrogenase accessory sulfurtransferase FdhD yields the protein MVTIEEPLHIFLNETYYASILCTPSMRRELVLGHLLSEGIIQDLSEVTKIQFLKVGKCNVTLKSGINLNSRITSSSSFARVVTTACGRVSSWPLSKLLDRVKLPEIKSNVRVNARLIVEACQRLNALAETFRETGGVHAAAIFSSSGDFIAFSEDVGRHNAVDKAIGAATIRRHMLSESFLTLTGRLSGDIVLKAARVKLPIVASLAAPLYSGVKIAKMSGVTLIGFVRGHRLNIYTHPKRVMVGK